The window AGAAATACCGCCCAAGACTATGATAATTAAAATTATCATAAGGGTAGTTACAGGCCTTTTTATTGAGAACTTTGCAAGATTCATTTTGATTCACCCCGGCCCTCTACCTTGACTTTCATACCATCAGTTACGAATTCTTGTCCTTCAACTATTATTTCCGTCCCCGGTTCCAAACCACTTTTAATAATCGCCTTCCCCATGGACACAGGGCCAACTTCTACATTTAGTGCTTTAGCAACATTATTTTCTACAGTATATATTGTCGAGGTGCCGTTGTAATATACGATCGCGTCTTCCGGGACTGTTACAGCATTTTCATGAACTGCCACTGTAAGTTTAACTCTTGCAAACATGCCTGACTTTAAAATATTATTTTCGTTTGGCGCTTGGACTTTCACGGGATATACTTGTGTTCTTGCATCTTTAAAAGGGCTTACGCTTGCGACTTTGCCTTTTAAAGTTGCATCGCCAAGGGCATCAGCACTAATTTCCGCTTCTTGTCCTGCCTTCAGGCCTGTTACCTTGTCTTCTGTAACATTTATTTGTATTTCAACGGTATTTAAATCGCCCACGGTAGCTACCGAATAGCCTGCAGCCACTAATTGCCCTACCTTAGCGGTGATGGAACCTATTACTCCATTAACCGGCGATGTTATAACGCAGTTATCAAGAGCTGTTTTTGCTGCAGAAAGTGCTGCTTCTGCCTGTTTTACTTGGGCACTTGCCAAATCAATGCTCCCTGGAGCTGTTTTTTCTTTTGTAAGTTCAAGTTGGGTTTTTGCCG is drawn from Tepidanaerobacter syntrophicus and contains these coding sequences:
- a CDS encoding efflux RND transporter periplasmic adaptor subunit, coding for MRNKKFAAYILALAIIFSLVVSGCGKKQNATVSTEKEKIVPVKVAIAQQENLPEYRTFPGKIAALNEISIVPKMGGKVEQILVKEGDSVKAGQTIIMLEQKDVLSQVNQAQAAYEAAMTQLNNLKNGQLPQQIAQLEAAVAQAEANFNNAEKNYERMKTLLDEEAITQQQFEAAELQYKVAKEQYESAKTQLELTKEKTAPGSIDLASAQVKQAEAALSAAKTALDNCVITSPVNGVIGSITAKVGQLVAAGYSVATVGDLNTVEIQINVTEDKVTGLKAGQEAEISADALGDATLKGKVASVSPFKDARTQVYPVKVQAPNENNILKSGMFARVKLTVAVHENAVTVPEDAIVYYNGTSTIYTVENNVAKALNVEVGPVSMGKAIIKSGLEPGTEIIVEGQEFVTDGMKVKVEGRGESK